The DNA segment CAGGAATATGCAGCAAACAGCAAAGAAGTCAGAGAACGCACAGAATATGAAATGCTACTGAAGCAAATCTTGGAGTATGAACAAGAGGTAAAGGTCTCCAACCAAAAACTTCTATTGTTAGAAGAAGAAATTGTCAAATTGAAGAGTGAATTGCAGAAGAATGAATCAGTCGCTGCCATGATGGGTAATTTGGAAGATGAGCTCCTGTCAGCTAAGAATCAGATAAAGTTGTACGAGGCTCAAAATGAAATGGAAAACACAAAGGCTTTAAAACTTCAAAGGGATATAACTGAATTGGAAGCCAAGTTCGAGTCAAAGAAAAGGCAAGTGATGGACTTGCAGGATGAGGTAACAGAGTATGCAGAAGAGTTATTAGAACGTGATCTTGAGATACAGAAACTTAATGCGGAACTGCAAAACACATTTGGAAATTTCGCTATTGAGAAATCCAAACTAGAGTCTCGAATTTCTCAAATGTCGGAACTCCTGACCTTCCATGATGCAAAAACCGAAGAGTTGCAGATGCAATGTATATCGTTATTAGAAGAGATCAAGAAATGCGAAGCTGAGGTAATAGAGAAGGAAAAATTACAAGAAGAACAGGAAATAAATAGGCAAGTTGATATGGAGCGTGTGAAAGCTGagctttttaagaaaaatttattcatAGACACATTGGAGAAAGATCTTGATGGGTTGAAACTGAAATACGACATGCTTATGTCCGATAAAGATGGGGTCAATGCCAAGTTACACGCATTAAATGCGGACCTAAGTTTTTGCAACAACGAAATTGTCCTCTTGGAGTCCAATGTGCATCGCCTCCAATCTGAGAACGCGAGGCTATACGCGGATTCTGAAAAAGCAAAAATGCTAAACAGAGAACTTGAATCAAGAATCGAGGAGTTACAGAAAGAGGTGGGACAGCAGAGAATCTTGATCACAGATGGAGCCGAGGAGAAAAGGGAGGCTATAAGGCAGCTGTGCTTTGCAATAGAGCACTATAGATGCGGGTATAAAGAACTTGCAAATGTGTTAATCAGGATCAGGACGCCTACAGTTTGAAATCTTCCTCATGCCTGAATGTTCATTTGTCTAGTCATTCTACCATGTTTTTACTTGTGAAATCTTCTGTGTTGCAATTTACTTATGCCCCCTACTTTGAATATTAATGCTGCCATTGCTTATGCTTTGCATAGTTTTGTGAATTAAGGCATGGACAAAGATGtggaaatatttatattaagcTTTCCTCGCGTTGGGTTTTGATTCTTTAAGCGGTCCAATTTCGATTCATTGTCCTTGCCTTATTTGGGACCAAACAGGAATTTTGCAGCTTATGGAAGATTCTTAATTAGTTATCAGTTGGTTCCCCAACGCTAACAATTTcctttcaaaaatataattagatCCAGCTTTCGTGAGATTAGATAGATATTGACGTTTGGAGATCAAATGACTGTTACCATCTCTGTTTCACACACACGTATATGTAACGTCGTTCAAAACATGTCATTTGCACCCGGAAACATATTTTGCACattcatttttttcttccttttctaATAATAAGCCAGAATTAAGGTTCTTAGCAAATGTATTAAATCGTTTAGTAAAATGAAATCACAAAATAATGACACCACCACGAGATTTACACACAAGTTACATTTGGGACCGACGGTTTGCCATGATATAATGCAAGACAGGGCTGATTGATTCTACCACCCAATTTACAAATAATTTCGATTCAAACAATGGCCAAACGAGAAGGAAGAAATGGCGGGGCAAATTCAGAGCAATTGCTTTTACTCTAATATTAGATCAAGAGTCTGCAAATGTAGATTTCTGGACTTCTGGTTTACCATGTATCCCATTTATGTTAAACCCTTGTCACATATCCTATCataattttgaaagtttgtAGCATGATCGGTGTTATACACACGTGCCAAAAACACGAAATATAATAACACTACAAATATAACGATGGACAAcagtaataaaataaaacacagatgttatattttttcattaagcTTTTCTTTTCCATGTATGTGTACAATCTGCATTTTTTAATCTGTATCTCCCAGGTTCTGTCTATATGCTCTTCAAGGACGAGAGTCCGGGGTTGGGGGGTGTTGAACTATATTATACTGTAGAGCATCATCAATTATGGACATATTATATCTTTGAGCAAATATTGAAGTAGCCAATAAAATAGGCCTCACTGGTATATGCTTCTGCTTTTTTGATTTGAAACAATGGTGATCCTCTGATCCCGTAACATGTTCATATTGGGAGCTAGTAGTCGTGTGTACCGATCAAAATAAAGAAGCTGCTTCATGAGAAGTGCGAATTCTCGGGGAAATCTCAGCCCATATGATTCACTAACTCTAACCTATTGCATACAGAAGTAAATGAGTAATATATATACATCGAGGCTTCATATAGTTTCATTAATAATGAGAGAAAATATGTGAAACATGAAGACAAGACTTTCCAACTACTTGGTTacagtaaaaaatatatatatatacctgtaaaaatatgaaaactattttccttattttttgtGATTCTAATCCAATTTCAATGAAAATCAACTAGAAGCTCCGTCTAAATTTAAGTAAACTGGGAGAATTGAGGAGATGCTTTTTAACTGTTTTGTTCCTCACGTTCTTTCCTTTTTCGAGTAATTACAGGGGTTGcacttgattttaaggaaaaaaaggGTAAAATAAAGTAACTCAGTTTTTTAACCAAGCACTTAAAACATGGAAAAAGCCAGAAGACTTGCAATATAGTCTTTGCATCATTTACCTTTATTTTCTGTGGAACTAAAAAGAGCCTAAATGTCAATATTACTTCATTTTCTGTTGAACCGGTCTCTTTTTGATTCTACGGCAACTGGCGGTTTAattgtatataaaaaatattgggaAATTAAGACAAACCAATAACCCTTGACCTCATTTTGCTATATTTTCTGTGGGATCAATTGGAGCATAAGTATCTAAATTAAGCAAGCAAGAATTCacataaaagaaaaaacttACCACATCAAGAAACAGCGCATTCATTTGCCTGTCATCAACAAGAAGATTGGCAGAAACAGCTGTTGAATTTCTGTTTGGTTCTCTGGCCGTAGCAACAACAATCTGTGTATCCAAATCCTGAACAAATACTTGCGACATTGCATGAGTTGGAATTATAAGAAATTTCATTAGTCAACGACTAGAAAAGATGAAACCTTATGAgtttaacatttttttgtgGGTGCAATAATTAAGCTTGTATGTTAAATTAATAAGGTCAAAAGTCTTCAAAGTAACAAATAATTAGAAGATCGGTAGGGAATCCCTATGATGCTCTTTTAAAACAGAAAAATAAAGAAGGAAATAATGATTGAGGGAATCTAAAGCaaattgtaaaagattttaCATAAAATTGCCGTTACAATATAAATTTCTTGCCTGTATAGAGGAAAATATCATTTCCAAATCTCTTGCAAAGGCCTTTGAATCTACATCTTTGTTCGTAGCGCCCATCTGGATCAATGAAGAAGCCATGGCATCATATTCTTCAGTTGCTATCGATGCCAGAAATACTTCCATCGCAGCCCATGTTTTTGGGGAAATCCGCCCAACAATTCCTGTCTCATTGTAAATATCGCTATCGATTTACATTGGAATGCATTGAGTCACTGCAAGCGGCATCTCTAGAAGTAAAATGGAACTTTGCACAGAAAGTAGTGACGCAGACAAGTAAACAAATTCTTAATCAACGGAAAATACAAATTTGAATTCTTAAAATGGTCAAAATGGTAGTGGGTGCTGCTACAGTAGGTTCCACAAACTATTGAATTCTGTATTTTCTAGTGAAGTCTACATGCAAACCTAACGGATTCCACAAGAGGAACAATGCTACACAAACTACAAAAGTAAAGTCAAGAATCAAATTCTTATGACTTACGGAGGATCACCCGTCATGAGAAATATAAAGAAacagaaaaagaagaaagtaatcATACCAAAGTCTAGAAAGCCAATGCGGCCATCACGCAGTACCCATAAATTGCCCGCATGTACATCCGCATGAAATGTTTCACAGGCAAGCAAGCTACCAAACCTATGAAATTGTACGCATAAACAATATTTCAGTTACTATACTgtataaattttgagaaaaaattcaAGTCATGACATGAATCCTACCACACATTCAACGCCGTTATGAGACTAATCTCTGGATCTAACACAAGTGAGCTTATGGAATTCAAATCTGTGAGAGGCACACCATAGAGCCTCTCCATTGTGAGAACCCGTCTACTAGTATACTGCTGGTACACTTTTGGAGCCGTAGCTTGCCTGGTCAGTCCCATAGCTTCTAGATATTTCCTAAAAGACTCGATATTTGCAGCTTCCTTCTTAAAGTCGACTTCATCAAGCATCGACTCCCTTATATCTTTGACAATAGCAACCTATTATTCAAGCTTATGCATCACATGAAAATTTTAGGCAAATTTAAGGAAAAAGTTTGCAAGAATAAAAGAATTTCGGGAAAATGGGAAGAAAATATGACGGCACTTGTATGTTAAATATTCAGAAGTATCTCTCATCACCACACTTAACTGATCTTCCAGAGACACGTGCTTGATTCACTGAAAGCCATAATCCCTCAAGATTTGTAGTAAAGGGAAGAAAGAAACATAATTGTTCAGATGAAAGATTTCAAATCAGATAAGTATGTAGTAGTACAAGGAGACCTAGTCAGACACTCTAATAATCAAAATTGTCGTTAGAGCCATTGAAAGATCCATCAAGTAGAAACTGGAGGTACTCGTGCTTGaaggaaaatatataaaaccatCAACGAGTAAACACCTAAACATACCAGAGATGCTCGGCTCAGGTCAGGACTCAAGAATTCCAAGATGCGAGCAAAAACATACACAAAGTTCAAATCTGCCACAAGGACATCTTCTATTCCTGGCTTTAGCACCTTTATCACTACATCCTCTCCGGTATTTCTTATCCTAGCACCATgaacctaaaaatcaaaatatacttCTCAAGGCATTACTTCGATAGATTTAAGCAAACAAACACCATATTTTCCAACTACTGCAGACAATGAAGACACATAAGTGAAACATAGAGTTACAAACCTGTGCTATGGAAGCAGATGCAATAGGGGTGGGATCAACATACTCGAAGACAGCATCAACGGGTTTGCCCAATTCCTCACGCAAAATCACTTGAATCTCTTGAAAAGGAACCGGAGGTGCTCTGTCAAAGCAGTATTGGAACTCCTGGACATATTCTGGTGGAAACACCGTAGGTGCAGATGCTATAAACTGATAATACATTGAAACAGTTGAAAGTGACTtgattttttgatgaaatttaaATTCACGAAAAAAAACCTAACTAGAGAAACTGAAAGTAGATACAGTAGATAATGAAAATCTGATCATGAATTCGCAGCTTCATATCCTATTAGACACACACAAACATGGAGGGAGGAAAGACATTATGACAAGACTGCTTTTTACTTACCTGACCCAATTTAATATATGTTGCTCCCATGCGTTCAAATAATTTCCTCAGATAAAGGGGTGATAATAATCCAAGCCGTAATTCAGTCTGTAATCCAGTGGAAGTGTTTGCTACCTGAAAAGTATCAAGCACAACTTCTTGGGTTAAAAGTACATGATATAATTGCTAAAGGTTCATTGTCACAGCCACAGTTAAGTGATGCATGCATGGATTCCAAACAAGCTCGATACATCTAGGTAATTGAATCCCGCATAGAACAAGAATTTTCATAACTACCATCATAAATTGTCTGGTAACTTCTAGTACAGAAATCATAATAGGGTGAACCCAGGTAGATCCAAATGAAATCACATACAATCATGCAACAAACACTTTAGCTAATCCTTGAAATGCTCAAGTATCAATTCCAACATAGATTCACAACCATAGTACAGAATGAGTCAGATAACTTCCAATACTCCCAATGAATATGTGACATATATCACAGTAAAAGCTGATGTATCAGTACCTTTGATGCATCAGCCAGCCACTCACTACCCACACCAATCACTGCTTGTATACCTTGAGCTAGCCTGAGAGCTCCGCGAGGCCCCGTATTTATGGATGTCTGGACTATATCCTCCACGAGTTTTGGAAACTTTTCAATGCGGTCTGTGGTAAGACGGAACCATACGAGCTCCATTATACTAAAACACTGCAAAAGTATTGTCCAGTCTTCTAAAAACTCTAGACTCAAGCTGCCAATACATCTAGCATAACATTAACTAAAACAATCCAATCAATAAACGTAAATACACACTTATAACTCATTTGACAAGTTAGGAATAAGAATGCAACATAACCCATTCAAAACTTAATGAACGACCACTGTTTCAACTCCAAACTCCTCATGGTTCCAGATTTTGTTCAAGCCATATCTGAATAAAGTCCAACAACATCACCCCTCCAAAACAATCATTCCAATACCGTATTCCCTTTAATCACTACATATCACGGAAATTACCTTGAAGACGAGAGGTAAATGCATCCTGCGACGACTGCGAATATCGAGCAACGAGAATCAACTTTTTAGGGCAACATTTAAGCTTTCTCTTCGGATTACCTGATATGAATATAGGCAACTGTAACCAAATATAAAATCGAAATCAGCAAACAATCAGTTCAGATTCCTAGACATAAAGCtccaaaaaaaacacacacaaacacacagtATAGCTTGACCTGAGAATTTTGAAACAGAGGCAAGCCGCCGTGTGCCACGCCTCTGAAAACCGTAACCGCCGCCATTTTCCGTTtctatttatcagttcaattctGGTTTGGAGGAAACAGAAATTTGTTCGCAGGATTATATTCTAGTCTACTGTGCCTGTCATATTTTGAACTGAAAACAATGTCGTACGTTACATGCCTCCCACATTGGGGAAAATATCTGGCCACGTAAGAGTGGGGATTCGCGGGGACACGTGTAACGTGCAGCACCGTATGAAGTCAAGCAAACATTTgggcaataaaaaaaattcaccagAAACCAATGGGTATAATAAAACAGAAAAACTATATAAAagttttttgtttaataaaatagatttat comes from the Primulina huaijiensis isolate GDHJ02 chromosome 8, ASM1229523v2, whole genome shotgun sequence genome and includes:
- the LOC140983546 gene encoding protein NETWORKED 4A-like; amino-acid sequence: MDRVDMANEVKSDLPRWNCNICLENSVWLAENVHVVDQRVSEMLLLTEQDGDLSSEMPDNLLKQPELIAHIKEISLRHHLLADRYANLTEIWHDHDQSGSHQCVPLITPVKNQEMKKFEGQGVHSDLSLSSGDKISDVSPNDRSESSLLSSDSDSESFNSSPNEISSSLPPGKMMKHKSVNMEDDLSEMAMVVKTRQEYAANSKEVRERTEYEMLLKQILEYEQEVKVSNQKLLLLEEEIVKLKSELQKNESVAAMMGNLEDELLSAKNQIKLYEAQNEMENTKALKLQRDITELEAKFESKKRQVMDLQDEVTEYAEELLERDLEIQKLNAELQNTFGNFAIEKSKLESRISQMSELLTFHDAKTEELQMQCISLLEEIKKCEAEVIEKEKLQEEQEINRQVDMERVKAELFKKNLFIDTLEKDLDGLKLKYDMLMSDKDGVNAKLHALNADLSFCNNEIVLLESNVHRLQSENARLYADSEKAKMLNRELESRIEELQKEVGQQRILITDGAEEKREAIRQLCFAIEHYRCGYKELANVLIRIRTPTV
- the LOC140982796 gene encoding uncharacterized aarF domain-containing protein kinase At5g05200, chloroplastic isoform X1, coding for MAAVTVFRGVAHGGLPLFQNSQLPIFISGNPKRKLKCCPKKLILVARYSQSSQDAFTSRLQDRIEKFPKLVEDIVQTSINTGPRGALRLAQGIQAVIGVGSEWLADASKVANTSTGLQTELRLGLLSPLYLRKLFERMGATYIKLGQFIASAPTVFPPEYVQEFQYCFDRAPPVPFQEIQVILREELGKPVDAVFEYVDPTPIASASIAQVHGARIRNTGEDVVIKVLKPGIEDVLVADLNFVYVFARILEFLSPDLSRASLVAIVKDIRESMLDEVDFKKEAANIESFRKYLEAMGLTRQATAPKVYQQYTSRRVLTMERLYGVPLTDLNSISSLVLDPEISLITALNVWFGSLLACETFHADVHAGNLWVLRDGRIGFLDFGIVGRISPKTWAAMEVFLASIATEEYDAMASSLIQMGATNKDVDSKAFARDLEMIFSSIQDLDTQIVVATAREPNRNSTAVSANLLVDDRQMNALFLDVVRVSESYGLRFPREFALLMKQLLYFDRYTRLLAPNMNMLRDQRITIVSNQKSRSIYQ
- the LOC140982796 gene encoding uncharacterized aarF domain-containing protein kinase At5g05200, chloroplastic isoform X2 — translated: MHLPLVFKCFSIMELVWFRLTTDRIEKFPKLVEDIVQTSINTGPRGALRLAQGIQAVIGVGSEWLADASKVANTSTGLQTELRLGLLSPLYLRKLFERMGATYIKLGQFIASAPTVFPPEYVQEFQYCFDRAPPVPFQEIQVILREELGKPVDAVFEYVDPTPIASASIAQVHGARIRNTGEDVVIKVLKPGIEDVLVADLNFVYVFARILEFLSPDLSRASLVAIVKDIRESMLDEVDFKKEAANIESFRKYLEAMGLTRQATAPKVYQQYTSRRVLTMERLYGVPLTDLNSISSLVLDPEISLITALNVWFGSLLACETFHADVHAGNLWVLRDGRIGFLDFGIVGRISPKTWAAMEVFLASIATEEYDAMASSLIQMGATNKDVDSKAFARDLEMIFSSIQDLDTQIVVATAREPNRNSTAVSANLLVDDRQMNALFLDVVRVSESYGLRFPREFALLMKQLLYFDRYTRLLAPNMNMLRDQRITIVSNQKSRSIYQ
- the LOC140982796 gene encoding uncharacterized aarF domain-containing protein kinase At5g05200, chloroplastic isoform X3, which translates into the protein MELVWFRLTTDRIEKFPKLVEDIVQTSINTGPRGALRLAQGIQAVIGVGSEWLADASKVANTSTGLQTELRLGLLSPLYLRKLFERMGATYIKLGQFIASAPTVFPPEYVQEFQYCFDRAPPVPFQEIQVILREELGKPVDAVFEYVDPTPIASASIAQVHGARIRNTGEDVVIKVLKPGIEDVLVADLNFVYVFARILEFLSPDLSRASLVAIVKDIRESMLDEVDFKKEAANIESFRKYLEAMGLTRQATAPKVYQQYTSRRVLTMERLYGVPLTDLNSISSLVLDPEISLITALNVWFGSLLACETFHADVHAGNLWVLRDGRIGFLDFGIVGRISPKTWAAMEVFLASIATEEYDAMASSLIQMGATNKDVDSKAFARDLEMIFSSIQDLDTQIVVATAREPNRNSTAVSANLLVDDRQMNALFLDVVRVSESYGLRFPREFALLMKQLLYFDRYTRLLAPNMNMLRDQRITIVSNQKSRSIYQ